From the Ictalurus furcatus strain D&B chromosome 19, Billie_1.0, whole genome shotgun sequence genome, one window contains:
- the usp6nl gene encoding USP6 N-terminal-like protein isoform X2 codes for MTSDREQDAAVKLDQERAEIVARYDEGVEGGSVEPWEEANYDLYKVVDRFGFLHENELPAFNAMEEKQKQLELERTEKWLKMLKSWNKYKNSEKLVRRIYKGIPLQLRGQVWCLLLDVPKIKEEKKDFYEKLKMRARGLSPDIRQIDLDVNRTYRDHIMFMRRYDVKQQDLFHVLTAYSMYNREVGYCQGMSQITALLLIYMNEEDAFWALVRLLSGQTHAMHGFFVPGFPKLLRFQEHHDRILKKMMPKLKQHLDNQEVFTSLYTMKWFFQCFLDRTPFTLTLRIWDIYILEGERVLSAMSYTILKLHKKTLMKFSMEDLVEFLQVTLSKDFFFDDDYVIEQLQSSMAELRRAKLELPPPGKDEEFPTKPLGQLPPEPEGLVPKKANHIANGRMEALPSPSTATETTVSANREKKDLADKTSQKIEKGEGTKEARPSESGKPHASSSQNLDVGPSGRRDIGPRWVKPSEDRLAAMMDGRTIVSSTVPSSPAMSVASVLPHHHQLRSRSFVPGANRGSNASQYDNVPESDGDVADISGITQVSEPSHQYVGPSVRQGSPTRPPSGGITAPTFRIPKSTPVHLMADPHQPLHYTPGMTPLYSPYPPKMQPENRAYGVIYDEWAYGTTVRSTPPNRSPEKSLMNNYNYTTYRRQPINADLAGQMDSLVESGYFPRQPTGHVDQRYERQWQGQGWHGEMDVDVAPLRTPGGLPRSSSFQKAQLSPLHPSQEFSFPPVPVTDGVIHYRAVTGRKQMNTVFGRPHYRQEAFAMQESMLL; via the exons CAAAAGCAGCTGGAACTGGAGAGGACAGAAAAATGGCTGAAGATGCTGAAAAGCTGGAACAAGTACAAGAACAGcgagaag CTGGTAAGGAGGATCTATAAAGGAATCCCACTACAGCTTCGAGGACAGGTCTGGTGTCTCCTCCTTGACGTCCCCAAAAtaaaagaggagaagaaggactTCTACGAG aAGCTGAAGATGAGAGCAAGAGGTTTGTCCCCTGATATTCGTCAAATAGATTTGGATGTGAACCGCACATACAGAGACCACATCATGTTTATGCGGCGCTATGACGTCAA gCAGCAGGACCTGTTCCACGTCCTCACGGCGTACTCCATGTACAACAGG gaggtggGATATTGTCAAGGTATGAGCCAGATCACCGCTCTCCTCCTGATCTATATGAATGAAGAGGACGCATTCTGGGCTCTGGTCAGGCTGCTATCTGGACAGACACATGCGATGCACG gatttTTCGTGCCAGGTTTTCCAAAGCTGCTGCGCTTCCAAGAGCACCATGACCGTATCCTGAAGAAGATGATGCCTAAACTTAAACAACATCta GACAACCAGGAGGTTTTCACCAGTCTCTATACCATGAAGTGGTTCTTTCAGTGCTTTCTGGATCGT ACCCCTTTCACATTAACCCTCAGGATATGGGACATCTACATTCTAGAGGGAGAGCGAGTTCTGTCTGCGATGTCCTACACCATCCTCAAGCTCCACAAAA agaCTCTGATGAAGTTCTCCATGGAGGACCTTGTGGAGTTCCTCCAAGTTACTCTCTCGAAGGATTTCTTCTTCGATGATGACTATGTAATCGAGCAGCTCCAGAGTTCCATGGCTGAACTCAGACGCGCCAAACTAGAGCTTCCTCCTCCAG GTAAAGACGAGGAGTTTCCTACAAAGCCACTGGGCCAGCTTCCACCAGAGCCTGAGGGATTGGTGCCAAAGAAAGCCAATCACATCGCTAATGGGCGGATGGAGGCTCTGCCCTCTCCGAGCACAGCCACGGAAACAACCGTTTCggcaaacagagagaaaaaagacttGGCAGataaaacatcacaaaagatAGAGAAAGGGGAGGGGACCAAAGAAGCCAGGCCCTCTGAGAGCGGAAAACCGCACGCGTCATCGAGTCAGAACTTGGATGTAGGTCCCAGTGGGCGGAGAGACATTGGGCCACGCTGGGTAAAACCATCTGAGGACAGGCTGGCGGCCATGATGGATGGCCGCACGATCGTCAGTAGCACGGTACCCTCTTCTCCTGCCATGTCAGTGGCCAGCGTACTGccccatcatcatcaacttcgCTCCCGAAGTTTCGTGCCCGGCGCAAACCGTGGCTCTAACGCCTCACAGTACGACAACGTTCCAGAGTCCGATGGAGATGTTGCAGACATTTCAGGTATCACGCAAGTTTCAGAACCTTCTCATCAGTACGTGGGACCATCTGTTAGACAAGGAAGCCCTACAAGGCCCCCTAGTGGTGGTATCACTGCTCCAACTTTCAGAATCCCTAAAAGTACACCCGTACACTTGATGGCCGACCCTCACCAACCTTTACACTACACACCAGGCATGACACCTCTTTATTCCCCCTATCCACCCAAAATGCAGCCCGAGAACAGAGCCTATGGAGTGATATATGATGAATGGGCTTATGGTACTACAGTACGCTCCACACCCCCAAATCGCTCACCAGAAAAATCACTGATGAATAACTACAACTACACCACATACCGGCGCCAGCCAATAAATGCAGATCTTGCAGGCCAGATGGACAGCCTTGTTGAAAGCGGGTATTTCCCGAGGCAGCCTACTGGTCACGTAGATCAGCGATATGAGAGGCAGTGGCAAGGCCAAGGCTGGCACGGTGAGATGGACGTGGATGTGGCGCCCCTGCGCACTCCGGGTGGGTTACCCCGCTCATCAAGCTTTCAGAAAGCCCAGCTCTCACCTCTGCACCCCAGTCAGGAGTTCAGCTTCCCACCAGTGCCAGTCACAGACGGCGTTATACACTACAGAGCTGTGACCGGCAGGAAACAGATGAATACGGTGTTCGGAAGACCTCATTACCGACAAGAGGCCTTTGCCATGCAGGAGTCCATGCTGCtctga
- the usp6nl gene encoding USP6 N-terminal-like protein isoform X1 codes for MKTASDREQDAAVKLDQERAEIVARYDEGVEGGSVEPWEEANYDLYKVVDRFGFLHENELPAFNAMEEKQKQLELERTEKWLKMLKSWNKYKNSEKLVRRIYKGIPLQLRGQVWCLLLDVPKIKEEKKDFYEKLKMRARGLSPDIRQIDLDVNRTYRDHIMFMRRYDVKQQDLFHVLTAYSMYNREVGYCQGMSQITALLLIYMNEEDAFWALVRLLSGQTHAMHGFFVPGFPKLLRFQEHHDRILKKMMPKLKQHLDNQEVFTSLYTMKWFFQCFLDRTPFTLTLRIWDIYILEGERVLSAMSYTILKLHKKTLMKFSMEDLVEFLQVTLSKDFFFDDDYVIEQLQSSMAELRRAKLELPPPGKDEEFPTKPLGQLPPEPEGLVPKKANHIANGRMEALPSPSTATETTVSANREKKDLADKTSQKIEKGEGTKEARPSESGKPHASSSQNLDVGPSGRRDIGPRWVKPSEDRLAAMMDGRTIVSSTVPSSPAMSVASVLPHHHQLRSRSFVPGANRGSNASQYDNVPESDGDVADISGITQVSEPSHQYVGPSVRQGSPTRPPSGGITAPTFRIPKSTPVHLMADPHQPLHYTPGMTPLYSPYPPKMQPENRAYGVIYDEWAYGTTVRSTPPNRSPEKSLMNNYNYTTYRRQPINADLAGQMDSLVESGYFPRQPTGHVDQRYERQWQGQGWHGEMDVDVAPLRTPGGLPRSSSFQKAQLSPLHPSQEFSFPPVPVTDGVIHYRAVTGRKQMNTVFGRPHYRQEAFAMQESMLL; via the exons CAAAAGCAGCTGGAACTGGAGAGGACAGAAAAATGGCTGAAGATGCTGAAAAGCTGGAACAAGTACAAGAACAGcgagaag CTGGTAAGGAGGATCTATAAAGGAATCCCACTACAGCTTCGAGGACAGGTCTGGTGTCTCCTCCTTGACGTCCCCAAAAtaaaagaggagaagaaggactTCTACGAG aAGCTGAAGATGAGAGCAAGAGGTTTGTCCCCTGATATTCGTCAAATAGATTTGGATGTGAACCGCACATACAGAGACCACATCATGTTTATGCGGCGCTATGACGTCAA gCAGCAGGACCTGTTCCACGTCCTCACGGCGTACTCCATGTACAACAGG gaggtggGATATTGTCAAGGTATGAGCCAGATCACCGCTCTCCTCCTGATCTATATGAATGAAGAGGACGCATTCTGGGCTCTGGTCAGGCTGCTATCTGGACAGACACATGCGATGCACG gatttTTCGTGCCAGGTTTTCCAAAGCTGCTGCGCTTCCAAGAGCACCATGACCGTATCCTGAAGAAGATGATGCCTAAACTTAAACAACATCta GACAACCAGGAGGTTTTCACCAGTCTCTATACCATGAAGTGGTTCTTTCAGTGCTTTCTGGATCGT ACCCCTTTCACATTAACCCTCAGGATATGGGACATCTACATTCTAGAGGGAGAGCGAGTTCTGTCTGCGATGTCCTACACCATCCTCAAGCTCCACAAAA agaCTCTGATGAAGTTCTCCATGGAGGACCTTGTGGAGTTCCTCCAAGTTACTCTCTCGAAGGATTTCTTCTTCGATGATGACTATGTAATCGAGCAGCTCCAGAGTTCCATGGCTGAACTCAGACGCGCCAAACTAGAGCTTCCTCCTCCAG GTAAAGACGAGGAGTTTCCTACAAAGCCACTGGGCCAGCTTCCACCAGAGCCTGAGGGATTGGTGCCAAAGAAAGCCAATCACATCGCTAATGGGCGGATGGAGGCTCTGCCCTCTCCGAGCACAGCCACGGAAACAACCGTTTCggcaaacagagagaaaaaagacttGGCAGataaaacatcacaaaagatAGAGAAAGGGGAGGGGACCAAAGAAGCCAGGCCCTCTGAGAGCGGAAAACCGCACGCGTCATCGAGTCAGAACTTGGATGTAGGTCCCAGTGGGCGGAGAGACATTGGGCCACGCTGGGTAAAACCATCTGAGGACAGGCTGGCGGCCATGATGGATGGCCGCACGATCGTCAGTAGCACGGTACCCTCTTCTCCTGCCATGTCAGTGGCCAGCGTACTGccccatcatcatcaacttcgCTCCCGAAGTTTCGTGCCCGGCGCAAACCGTGGCTCTAACGCCTCACAGTACGACAACGTTCCAGAGTCCGATGGAGATGTTGCAGACATTTCAGGTATCACGCAAGTTTCAGAACCTTCTCATCAGTACGTGGGACCATCTGTTAGACAAGGAAGCCCTACAAGGCCCCCTAGTGGTGGTATCACTGCTCCAACTTTCAGAATCCCTAAAAGTACACCCGTACACTTGATGGCCGACCCTCACCAACCTTTACACTACACACCAGGCATGACACCTCTTTATTCCCCCTATCCACCCAAAATGCAGCCCGAGAACAGAGCCTATGGAGTGATATATGATGAATGGGCTTATGGTACTACAGTACGCTCCACACCCCCAAATCGCTCACCAGAAAAATCACTGATGAATAACTACAACTACACCACATACCGGCGCCAGCCAATAAATGCAGATCTTGCAGGCCAGATGGACAGCCTTGTTGAAAGCGGGTATTTCCCGAGGCAGCCTACTGGTCACGTAGATCAGCGATATGAGAGGCAGTGGCAAGGCCAAGGCTGGCACGGTGAGATGGACGTGGATGTGGCGCCCCTGCGCACTCCGGGTGGGTTACCCCGCTCATCAAGCTTTCAGAAAGCCCAGCTCTCACCTCTGCACCCCAGTCAGGAGTTCAGCTTCCCACCAGTGCCAGTCACAGACGGCGTTATACACTACAGAGCTGTGACCGGCAGGAAACAGATGAATACGGTGTTCGGAAGACCTCATTACCGACAAGAGGCCTTTGCCATGCAGGAGTCCATGCTGCtctga
- the usp6nl gene encoding USP6 N-terminal-like protein isoform X3 encodes MEEKQKQLELERTEKWLKMLKSWNKYKNSEKLVRRIYKGIPLQLRGQVWCLLLDVPKIKEEKKDFYEKLKMRARGLSPDIRQIDLDVNRTYRDHIMFMRRYDVKQQDLFHVLTAYSMYNREVGYCQGMSQITALLLIYMNEEDAFWALVRLLSGQTHAMHGFFVPGFPKLLRFQEHHDRILKKMMPKLKQHLDNQEVFTSLYTMKWFFQCFLDRTPFTLTLRIWDIYILEGERVLSAMSYTILKLHKKTLMKFSMEDLVEFLQVTLSKDFFFDDDYVIEQLQSSMAELRRAKLELPPPGKDEEFPTKPLGQLPPEPEGLVPKKANHIANGRMEALPSPSTATETTVSANREKKDLADKTSQKIEKGEGTKEARPSESGKPHASSSQNLDVGPSGRRDIGPRWVKPSEDRLAAMMDGRTIVSSTVPSSPAMSVASVLPHHHQLRSRSFVPGANRGSNASQYDNVPESDGDVADISGITQVSEPSHQYVGPSVRQGSPTRPPSGGITAPTFRIPKSTPVHLMADPHQPLHYTPGMTPLYSPYPPKMQPENRAYGVIYDEWAYGTTVRSTPPNRSPEKSLMNNYNYTTYRRQPINADLAGQMDSLVESGYFPRQPTGHVDQRYERQWQGQGWHGEMDVDVAPLRTPGGLPRSSSFQKAQLSPLHPSQEFSFPPVPVTDGVIHYRAVTGRKQMNTVFGRPHYRQEAFAMQESMLL; translated from the exons CAAAAGCAGCTGGAACTGGAGAGGACAGAAAAATGGCTGAAGATGCTGAAAAGCTGGAACAAGTACAAGAACAGcgagaag CTGGTAAGGAGGATCTATAAAGGAATCCCACTACAGCTTCGAGGACAGGTCTGGTGTCTCCTCCTTGACGTCCCCAAAAtaaaagaggagaagaaggactTCTACGAG aAGCTGAAGATGAGAGCAAGAGGTTTGTCCCCTGATATTCGTCAAATAGATTTGGATGTGAACCGCACATACAGAGACCACATCATGTTTATGCGGCGCTATGACGTCAA gCAGCAGGACCTGTTCCACGTCCTCACGGCGTACTCCATGTACAACAGG gaggtggGATATTGTCAAGGTATGAGCCAGATCACCGCTCTCCTCCTGATCTATATGAATGAAGAGGACGCATTCTGGGCTCTGGTCAGGCTGCTATCTGGACAGACACATGCGATGCACG gatttTTCGTGCCAGGTTTTCCAAAGCTGCTGCGCTTCCAAGAGCACCATGACCGTATCCTGAAGAAGATGATGCCTAAACTTAAACAACATCta GACAACCAGGAGGTTTTCACCAGTCTCTATACCATGAAGTGGTTCTTTCAGTGCTTTCTGGATCGT ACCCCTTTCACATTAACCCTCAGGATATGGGACATCTACATTCTAGAGGGAGAGCGAGTTCTGTCTGCGATGTCCTACACCATCCTCAAGCTCCACAAAA agaCTCTGATGAAGTTCTCCATGGAGGACCTTGTGGAGTTCCTCCAAGTTACTCTCTCGAAGGATTTCTTCTTCGATGATGACTATGTAATCGAGCAGCTCCAGAGTTCCATGGCTGAACTCAGACGCGCCAAACTAGAGCTTCCTCCTCCAG GTAAAGACGAGGAGTTTCCTACAAAGCCACTGGGCCAGCTTCCACCAGAGCCTGAGGGATTGGTGCCAAAGAAAGCCAATCACATCGCTAATGGGCGGATGGAGGCTCTGCCCTCTCCGAGCACAGCCACGGAAACAACCGTTTCggcaaacagagagaaaaaagacttGGCAGataaaacatcacaaaagatAGAGAAAGGGGAGGGGACCAAAGAAGCCAGGCCCTCTGAGAGCGGAAAACCGCACGCGTCATCGAGTCAGAACTTGGATGTAGGTCCCAGTGGGCGGAGAGACATTGGGCCACGCTGGGTAAAACCATCTGAGGACAGGCTGGCGGCCATGATGGATGGCCGCACGATCGTCAGTAGCACGGTACCCTCTTCTCCTGCCATGTCAGTGGCCAGCGTACTGccccatcatcatcaacttcgCTCCCGAAGTTTCGTGCCCGGCGCAAACCGTGGCTCTAACGCCTCACAGTACGACAACGTTCCAGAGTCCGATGGAGATGTTGCAGACATTTCAGGTATCACGCAAGTTTCAGAACCTTCTCATCAGTACGTGGGACCATCTGTTAGACAAGGAAGCCCTACAAGGCCCCCTAGTGGTGGTATCACTGCTCCAACTTTCAGAATCCCTAAAAGTACACCCGTACACTTGATGGCCGACCCTCACCAACCTTTACACTACACACCAGGCATGACACCTCTTTATTCCCCCTATCCACCCAAAATGCAGCCCGAGAACAGAGCCTATGGAGTGATATATGATGAATGGGCTTATGGTACTACAGTACGCTCCACACCCCCAAATCGCTCACCAGAAAAATCACTGATGAATAACTACAACTACACCACATACCGGCGCCAGCCAATAAATGCAGATCTTGCAGGCCAGATGGACAGCCTTGTTGAAAGCGGGTATTTCCCGAGGCAGCCTACTGGTCACGTAGATCAGCGATATGAGAGGCAGTGGCAAGGCCAAGGCTGGCACGGTGAGATGGACGTGGATGTGGCGCCCCTGCGCACTCCGGGTGGGTTACCCCGCTCATCAAGCTTTCAGAAAGCCCAGCTCTCACCTCTGCACCCCAGTCAGGAGTTCAGCTTCCCACCAGTGCCAGTCACAGACGGCGTTATACACTACAGAGCTGTGACCGGCAGGAAACAGATGAATACGGTGTTCGGAAGACCTCATTACCGACAAGAGGCCTTTGCCATGCAGGAGTCCATGCTGCtctga